The region attaatataattaaatgCTTTAATTGcttcttcatttttctcattttttCTCTTCACTAAAATGTCAAAGGCATTTGAAAAGGCGTCTTGTTTTTTTGATgaaatatttgtattactattatgatgatgattattattattattattattattatcttcattttcatcatcagacaaattataatttttttttttttttttcattttcaaTTCTTTTGCATTATAAATTCCATCATCACTATCTTGTATATAAGAATCTGTTTTACTAGCTCTACTTAAGTCTGAATCtatttgatattttttttttaatttagAACCTTTCTCTACATGTTctgtatattttattttaaatgcACTTTCAATCTTTTCACTATTAGATATATGAGgtttttcttttatgttattttgtttttcatttttatattcttcatGATATActttaataaataatggATCAAAATTCATAAAGTTTTTTATATCTACAAGTTTGATACCACTAGGTaagtttttattttcttctatttTTTCATACACATCACTTGTTTCACTTTCATTCAATAAATCCATAAccttattatatatttcatcATCCTCATTATTctcaaatatattattattcacatcacaaaatattaaatcatttaaatccacctgttcttttttttttctctctAAATTATGATTATCTTCAGgtgaatatatattacttctttcaaaaaaagaaaattcATTTTGCTTACTTCCatttacaaaatttttattatttccattgtttttatataactcattctttttttgtttttcttgataatcataaatattccatatatcattaattaaaatatcCTGGAAACAgtctttttcttcttctaataaattattgtatataatttcatttGCCTCAATGCTGCTTATACTGTTCATCATAAAACaaacaattatatataatatataaaaaaaaaatatatatatatatatattatacttatttatatacaggttgatatatatatttcatacacttaatttttttctttttccattatgaaataaacacaattatatattttttttaaaaaaaaggaaatattaaatatatgaataattaaTATAGTAAATGGTTTGATACTactacaaaaaaaataaaataataaataaataaaatacataagGGTAATATgattgtatatattaaaatcatacatatatatatatatatatatatatgtatatattatgctaaaaaaaaaatgtaagAGGGCAATGAAAagattattttttttttttaaatcatttattatatatagatatgTATTTCAAATCatccttttatttttataccacttttttcttcttattttttaaaatattaaaatataaaacggtttaaaaagtaattaaaaaaaaaaaaaaaaaatttacaaataaataagaaattaattaatataaattaaaacaatatataattaaaaaaacaaaatataacttaaaataattaaaatatatatatatatatatatatatatatatatatattatatatatatatataattacaaaACCGTCAAGGACTAATATTTTAAccaaaaataaaaaaaaaaaaaaaaaaaatctaaaagatataaatatataaacttCTATCTTCCCtaatatatgtgtatacTTTACTTACAATTACATATTCTTTATCTAATTTTCTTAAGAGGTCTTTATCTTcttttgaatattttattatattattatttataattgtTGGAAAATATTTAGAATTTATAACAACATTGTTTAAAGCAAGATTTTTACCATAAGCTAATTCtctattttttatcatatcCTTGGTAGTAAAATATTTCCCTCtttcttttatatcattatgATGAAATCTGTTGAATGTATTAAAGGGTctttctatattattatgaaatGTATTAGTCAAAAAAACATTTGGTCTACTTCTAGTTATCTCTGTTGTTTCTTTCGGGGGAGCTggattatttttttttacaagATTTACCAAGGTACATTTTTTcgaatatttttttatttcattttcttcatctcttcggaatataaaaagtaaaGGACTgaatttctttttaatcatgtcaaaattttcatattccttcattatttataaatattaatttttttttttctttcttttttccTTACCTTTCCTTGGTGTAGATATTATACTCTATATTGTGTATggttttaaaaatatatatcacaATATGCAAAACATTAAAAAccaaaaaataaaaaaaaaaaaaatctaaACACTATCCACAGCCATTTCAAATAGCTAATTATagaataatttatatatatatatatatattatatttaattatataaggataacaaaaaaattaaaccattattttataaaattaattcttaatattttaattacattataaattataaaaaataaataaaataattgtatataaaaataaattcatCTATTTGGTTACTATATagtttttattattttttttttttccctgtttatttttgttcttcaaatatatatatatatatacacatataagatattacatatacaacatattgtgtatatattatataaggctttttcttaaaaaagaattatgCATGgctcttttttttctttttttttttttttgttcttatACAATTTccttatatattaataactatatatatgtacatataaaatatatattattagattttttttttttttttttaaatctaaaaacgaaagaaaaaaaaaaaaatgagaattttttttctttggATGTGCATTAAGGCATCAACATAGTACaatttttctataataaaaagaatataaaaatatgtgtataaatataataagatatacactttatatatatatatatatatataattatatataacatttgtaatcaatttatataatataaaataaataatattttttaatattatattttccttttttttttttttttcccataatatttatggtttaatatataaattataaaaaacataaaaataaaatataagaaaaaaataagataGGTTTGCATGCCTATTCTTTCGAATACATTcttaaatattaattatgaATGTGTGCAAGGAAAATGTatgaaaaggaaaaaaaaaaaaaaaaaaaattcaaaatgattttctatatttttctatgaaacattatttatatgtttctccttttattattattttttttttttttttttcttataaatatacaatacaaaataataacaatactattatatatgtaatatatgtattttaaaaaaactTGTAATGCAGATGTTCAAATGATTTCATTAAGATAATCGtaaaagtatataaatttatataatgcAAGTTATGAAGATTCTAACGGTTATggtatatattatatcattttatttttttgtatatatatatatataaaatattacaattatagatattcatatattatttattttatattctgagtaacatttttatcaataAACTGAAACAAAaggatataaaaaaaaagaaaaaagagaaaatattctataattttatttaactaaaacatatatatggacactatagaaaatattatatatatatatttatattataataaaataaatattccttatttttcttttttctaATGCCAACATTgcaaaaatattattttataagtAATATAATTAAGAAATATTCACATTATGTATAACCACaattaagaaaaataaaatatttaatataaatatatttatataatatataataatatggtaatatgattaattggggtcttttttatttttcataaaatatagaaaatatggttaaaaaaggaagatataaaaaataatacgtcagattaataatttattatatatatataaataataataataataataataatatatatgtatattcatgtatttttttgtt is a window of Plasmodium gaboni strain SY75 chromosome 4, whole genome shotgun sequence DNA encoding:
- a CDS encoding hypothetical protein (conserved Plasmodium protein, unknown function) — encoded protein: MKEYENFDMIKKKFSPLLFIFRRDEENEIKKYSKKCTLVNLVKKNNPAPPKETTEITRSRPNVFLTNTFHNNIERPFNTFNRFHHNDIKERGKYFTTKDMIKNRELAYGKNLALNNVVINSKYFPTIINNNIIKYSKEDKDLLRKLDKEYVIVSKVYTYIREDRSLYIYIF